In Salinirussus salinus, the following proteins share a genomic window:
- a CDS encoding phosphotransferase family protein, which translates to MSDVTGDALSSFLGEQLGADVTVADLEEHVEGWSRDTVSFTARWQGDEGEHEQRFVVRAESDAQVESGRRSEGNDIETEYRTMDAAQDAPVPVPTTRWFEGDRSVMGGKFFVVDHRPGDAPVVWDRDQRAHLQEAWDGDSDLPDQFVDAAVGVHEVAPEDVPALENVPAEAVVDREIDRWVEVYRESTVRPEPAVEECIRWFRANKPEVPETTLVHGDFRIGNMLVDGDDLTAVLDWELARVGDPLYDLGYASLQYFAGKLIEPTERPELACSLLEREYLYDEYERRSGRTVNRERVRYWRAFSAFVMMTIGLSGVHQFRQGDTDDVRSAWFQYIVPGLVEDMLAIVREDRT; encoded by the coding sequence GTGAGCGACGTCACCGGCGACGCGCTGTCGTCCTTTCTCGGCGAGCAACTCGGCGCGGACGTGACTGTGGCCGACCTCGAGGAACACGTCGAGGGGTGGTCCCGCGACACCGTCTCCTTCACCGCTCGCTGGCAGGGCGACGAGGGGGAGCACGAGCAGCGTTTCGTCGTCCGTGCGGAGAGCGACGCCCAGGTCGAGAGCGGACGGCGCAGCGAGGGCAACGACATCGAGACGGAGTACCGGACGATGGACGCCGCACAGGACGCCCCCGTTCCGGTCCCGACGACGCGGTGGTTCGAGGGCGACCGGTCGGTGATGGGCGGGAAGTTCTTCGTCGTCGACCACCGCCCCGGCGACGCGCCGGTGGTCTGGGACCGCGACCAGCGGGCACACCTCCAGGAGGCCTGGGACGGCGACAGCGACCTCCCCGACCAGTTCGTCGACGCCGCCGTCGGCGTCCACGAGGTCGCTCCCGAAGACGTGCCGGCCCTGGAGAACGTCCCGGCCGAGGCGGTCGTCGACCGGGAGATAGACCGGTGGGTGGAGGTGTACCGGGAATCGACGGTCAGGCCGGAGCCGGCCGTCGAGGAGTGCATCCGGTGGTTCCGGGCCAACAAGCCCGAGGTGCCGGAGACGACGCTGGTCCACGGCGACTTCCGGATCGGCAACATGCTCGTCGACGGCGACGACCTGACTGCGGTACTCGACTGGGAGCTGGCCCGGGTCGGTGACCCGCTGTACGACCTGGGCTACGCGAGCCTGCAGTACTTCGCCGGCAAGCTCATCGAGCCCACCGAACGCCCAGAACTCGCCTGCTCGCTGCTCGAGCGGGAGTACCTCTACGACGAGTACGAGCGCCGGTCCGGCCGGACCGTCAACCGCGAGCGGGTCCGCTACTGGCGCGCTTTCTCCGCGTTCGTGATGATGACCATCGGGCTCTCGGGCGTCCACCAGTTCCGGCAGGGGGACACCGACGACGTCCGCAGCGCGTGGTTCCAGTACATCGTCCCCGGGCTGGTCGAGGATATGCTCGCCATCGTCCGCGAGGACCGGACCTGA
- a CDS encoding ROK family protein, with amino-acid sequence MTGRLVGGVDLGATNLRAVVADGGGEVRGRARTETPAGDGDVVGRAVVRTLEDACGAAGVAPDDLAAVGVGSIGPLDRAAGAADDPPNVAAERIPLVAPLEDRCGCEVLLVNDCVAGAVGERYLADGGPDLTYVTLSTGVGAGAIVDGRPLRGHRGNAAEMGHVVVEPGGRECGCGGPGHWEAYAGGQSVPGFAREVARAEGVETGLDLADLDARTVFEADDPLAARVRDRLGAYNALGVAATVHAFDPAVVVFGGAIAVNNPDAVLGPVRERLPDLLAVDAPTVRLASLGEDAVLKGAVAAALTGGTGDPDGGP; translated from the coding sequence GTGACCGGCAGACTCGTCGGCGGGGTCGACCTCGGGGCGACGAACCTCCGGGCGGTCGTCGCCGACGGCGGGGGTGAGGTCCGCGGCCGCGCGCGGACGGAGACACCCGCCGGCGACGGCGACGTGGTCGGGCGCGCCGTCGTCCGCACGCTCGAAGACGCCTGCGGCGCCGCGGGCGTCGCGCCCGACGACCTCGCGGCGGTCGGCGTCGGCTCCATCGGCCCACTAGACCGGGCGGCCGGCGCGGCCGACGACCCACCGAACGTCGCGGCCGAACGGATCCCGCTCGTCGCGCCCCTGGAGGACCGCTGTGGCTGCGAGGTCCTGCTCGTCAACGACTGCGTGGCGGGAGCGGTCGGCGAGCGCTACTTGGCCGACGGCGGGCCGGATCTCACCTACGTCACCCTCTCGACGGGCGTGGGCGCCGGCGCCATCGTCGACGGCCGGCCGCTCCGGGGCCACCGGGGCAACGCTGCCGAGATGGGCCACGTCGTCGTCGAGCCCGGCGGCCGCGAGTGTGGCTGTGGCGGTCCCGGCCACTGGGAGGCCTACGCGGGCGGGCAGTCTGTCCCGGGCTTCGCGCGCGAGGTCGCACGGGCCGAGGGCGTCGAGACGGGTCTCGACCTGGCGGACCTGGACGCCAGAACGGTCTTCGAGGCCGACGACCCGCTGGCCGCGCGCGTTCGCGACCGGCTCGGAGCCTACAACGCGCTCGGCGTCGCGGCCACGGTCCACGCCTTCGACCCGGCGGTGGTCGTGTTCGGCGGCGCCATCGCAGTCAACAACCCCGACGCGGTGCTGGGCCCGGTCCGCGAGCGGTTGCCCGACCTGCTGGCTGTCGACGCGCCGACGGTCCGGCTTGCCAGCCTGGGCGAGGACGCGGTCCTGAAGGGGGCGGTCGCCGCCGCGCTGACCGGCGGGACCGGCGACCCCGACGGCGGACCGTAA
- a CDS encoding type IV pilin, with the protein MSENTPLRRRRPGTRAVSPVIGAVLMLALALVLLAVLQSTAIPALNAQEEFRHNQEAQTDLVELESTVDRVAAVGTGETGTVAVGYRYPPRLLFINPPPVTGTLRTTDPGEVTVTNATTSGETGDYWTGGNRTFETTTLVYTPSYNEYEDAPVTVYEPWAVYNRDRGQTLALTPTDLVDGRRVSLVALNGDLSASGTGTESVELAPNSAPVKTVTVRNDTGPMRVTVPTELRRDEWVDLLDDEFDPAGTDPDAYVRAVDCQQAPPAPCGELTLTFEPGSYELALGEVAVGPDASREGPAYLTDVGGTGGSVAEGGRQRLVVEARDRFDNPVSGVSVSAVVENGPGSVRPAGAATGTDGRAAFVYEAPADVDSSGEVTVTARFSDGQQRAVSFDLRVVDLAGSGTGDGGNGSDGGGGTDGERTSASAVTGVAGSVDSRNIGGRNRGREASFSITAAEPVTVTGFSVTTRDDLEGRPFKDRGTTFDGGGLPVTVEGETVVALRDIDASADLGVSEFVDPTDPEADVIVVLEFADGSTKAIGIA; encoded by the coding sequence ATGAGCGAGAACACTCCCCTCCGGCGTCGGCGCCCGGGGACCCGTGCCGTCTCGCCCGTCATCGGGGCGGTGCTGATGCTCGCGCTCGCGCTCGTCCTGCTCGCGGTCCTCCAGTCCACGGCCATCCCTGCCCTGAACGCACAGGAGGAGTTCCGGCACAACCAGGAGGCACAGACCGACCTCGTCGAACTCGAATCGACTGTCGACCGGGTCGCCGCCGTCGGGACGGGCGAGACGGGGACAGTGGCTGTCGGCTACCGCTACCCGCCACGCCTGCTGTTCATCAATCCGCCGCCGGTCACCGGGACCCTCCGGACGACAGACCCCGGGGAGGTGACGGTCACAAACGCCACCACGTCCGGCGAGACCGGCGACTACTGGACCGGCGGAAACCGGACGTTCGAAACCACGACGCTCGTCTATACCCCGTCCTACAACGAGTACGAGGACGCCCCGGTGACCGTCTACGAGCCCTGGGCGGTCTACAACCGGGACCGCGGGCAGACGCTGGCGCTGACGCCGACGGACCTCGTCGACGGCCGCCGGGTCTCGCTGGTCGCGCTCAACGGCGACCTCTCGGCCTCGGGGACGGGCACCGAGAGCGTGGAACTGGCCCCGAACAGCGCGCCCGTAAAAACGGTGACCGTCCGCAACGACACCGGTCCGATGCGGGTGACGGTGCCGACCGAGCTCCGCCGGGACGAGTGGGTCGACCTGCTGGACGACGAGTTCGACCCCGCGGGCACGGACCCCGATGCCTACGTGCGGGCTGTCGACTGCCAGCAGGCACCACCTGCACCCTGTGGCGAACTCACGCTGACCTTCGAGCCCGGGAGCTACGAACTCGCGCTCGGGGAGGTCGCCGTCGGCCCCGACGCCAGCCGCGAGGGGCCAGCCTACCTCACCGACGTCGGGGGTACCGGCGGGTCCGTCGCCGAGGGCGGCCGACAGCGGCTCGTCGTCGAGGCCCGGGACCGGTTCGACAACCCCGTCAGCGGCGTGTCGGTCTCCGCTGTTGTCGAAAACGGGCCGGGCAGCGTGCGGCCGGCCGGAGCGGCTACCGGCACCGACGGCCGGGCCGCGTTCGTCTACGAGGCGCCCGCCGACGTCGACAGCTCCGGTGAGGTCACCGTCACCGCGCGGTTCAGCGATGGACAGCAGCGGGCCGTGAGCTTCGACCTCCGGGTCGTCGACCTCGCTGGGAGCGGGACAGGGGACGGAGGGAATGGGTCCGACGGGGGCGGTGGAACTGACGGCGAGCGCACCAGCGCCTCGGCCGTGACCGGCGTCGCGGGTTCGGTCGACAGCCGGAACATCGGCGGTCGGAACCGGGGCCGGGAGGCCTCGTTCAGTATCACGGCCGCGGAGCCGGTGACGGTCACCGGCTTCTCGGTGACGACGCGGGACGACTTGGAGGGGCGGCCCTTCAAGGACCGCGGGACGACCTTCGACGGCGGCGGACTGCCGGTGACCGTCGAGGGTGAGACGGTCGTCGCGCTCCGCGACATCGACGCGAGCGCCGACCTCGGCGTGAGCGAGTTCGTCGACCCGACCGACCCCGAGGCTGACGTCATCGTCGTTCTCGAGTTCGCCGACGGCAGTACGAAGGCCATCGGGATCGCGTGA
- a CDS encoding type II secretion system F family protein, whose protein sequence is MGDDDQPPDAGEGTASAGGHGADAEGTDGTDPARDEDEYWARYGEHPEQEAEPAAEFQAGYGGNQQTERALQGQEPAAGLRDLSRADLREHYGPFRTLFKQREGVYTGFQRRLQQARVGETFDQYLARLVRRMAYIVAASAVVGVIAGLSVLVLGPGSLPGPLATQALSGPALAGVTLALCVGAGLLGAGLYWVWHRVLKLRLRVAGRRRDIAYNLPYAVTFMFALSRAGVGFDRVVTRLADSTETYGAAAEEFDRVVRDVEMFGNDIYTGLENLRTVTPSDELRRVADDITVVLETGGDLAEYLHDEIDDQLENAVAEQESFIEQLELLSEVFVVGFVAAPLFVLVVLLVVAFLGAGTLTAMAAVVYVVVPLGLVGFYVLVDAVSGPFKERAVSFTPGRQSGSPPPAGEDDPEWRAAYERAREHTSFRDRVRETVAGVGDEPWRVFLFSVPVAALLPVVAVLAGVAAPTLPALVADPVGVTTALAVVPVLVAVTPVAVVHEYRRRQERALQERFPALLEMLATGNRRGLSLARGLDIVADSASGRLATELQRLRNDIKWNADLPGAFEAFGDRLVSPTLTRTVKLLAEGSRATSDLYLVLDVAATDIAERVRLRRERRRTLQTYLVIVVVGFLVYLLVVLLLAANFLEPVEAASASVATAGAAASGPVSLAAIPVEKLRVVLFHSALIQGFGSGLLAGKLAENSIYSGIKYGIGLVVVAVIAFTVV, encoded by the coding sequence ATGGGTGACGACGACCAACCCCCCGACGCGGGCGAGGGCACAGCTTCCGCCGGCGGGCACGGAGCGGACGCGGAGGGCACCGACGGGACCGACCCTGCCCGCGACGAGGACGAGTACTGGGCGAGATACGGCGAGCATCCCGAGCAGGAAGCGGAGCCGGCGGCGGAGTTCCAGGCCGGGTACGGCGGGAACCAGCAGACGGAGCGAGCCCTCCAGGGCCAGGAGCCTGCCGCGGGTCTGCGGGACCTCAGCCGCGCGGACCTGCGGGAGCACTACGGCCCGTTCCGGACGCTGTTCAAGCAACGCGAAGGGGTTTACACCGGCTTTCAACGCCGCCTCCAGCAGGCCCGGGTGGGCGAGACCTTCGACCAGTATCTCGCCAGGCTCGTCAGGCGGATGGCGTACATCGTCGCGGCCAGCGCGGTGGTCGGCGTCATCGCGGGGCTGTCCGTCCTGGTGCTCGGGCCCGGCTCGCTCCCGGGCCCGCTCGCAACGCAGGCGCTGTCCGGACCGGCGCTCGCCGGCGTCACGCTGGCGCTGTGTGTCGGTGCCGGTCTGCTCGGCGCCGGACTCTACTGGGTCTGGCACCGGGTGCTCAAGCTCCGGCTCAGGGTCGCGGGGCGACGGCGGGACATCGCCTACAACCTCCCGTACGCGGTCACGTTCATGTTCGCGCTGTCACGGGCAGGCGTGGGTTTCGACCGGGTGGTGACCCGGCTGGCGGACTCGACGGAGACCTACGGGGCTGCCGCCGAGGAGTTCGACCGCGTGGTCCGTGATGTCGAGATGTTCGGCAACGACATCTATACCGGGCTGGAGAACCTCCGGACGGTCACCCCCAGCGACGAACTGCGCCGTGTCGCGGACGACATCACCGTGGTCCTGGAGACCGGCGGCGACCTCGCGGAGTATCTTCACGACGAGATCGACGACCAGCTGGAGAACGCGGTCGCCGAGCAGGAGTCGTTCATCGAACAGCTGGAGCTGCTGAGCGAGGTGTTCGTCGTCGGCTTCGTCGCCGCCCCGCTGTTCGTGCTGGTCGTCCTGCTGGTGGTCGCCTTCCTCGGTGCCGGAACACTGACCGCGATGGCCGCGGTCGTTTACGTCGTCGTCCCGCTCGGGCTCGTCGGGTTCTACGTCCTCGTCGACGCCGTGAGCGGGCCGTTCAAGGAGCGCGCCGTCTCGTTCACGCCGGGACGGCAGTCCGGCTCACCGCCGCCGGCGGGCGAGGACGACCCGGAGTGGCGGGCGGCCTACGAGCGCGCCCGGGAACACACCAGCTTCCGCGATCGGGTCCGCGAGACGGTCGCCGGAGTCGGCGACGAACCCTGGCGGGTGTTCCTGTTCTCGGTGCCCGTGGCGGCGCTGCTCCCAGTCGTTGCCGTCCTGGCCGGCGTGGCCGCGCCGACGCTGCCGGCGCTGGTCGCCGACCCGGTGGGTGTCACGACCGCGCTCGCGGTGGTCCCGGTCCTGGTCGCCGTCACTCCGGTCGCAGTAGTGCACGAGTACCGCCGCCGCCAGGAGCGGGCGCTTCAGGAGCGGTTTCCGGCGCTGCTCGAGATGCTGGCGACGGGCAACCGCCGTGGCCTCTCGCTGGCCCGTGGGCTTGACATCGTCGCCGACTCCGCCTCCGGTCGGCTGGCGACGGAACTCCAGCGGCTCCGCAACGACATCAAGTGGAACGCCGACCTGCCGGGGGCCTTCGAGGCCTTCGGCGACCGGCTCGTCTCGCCGACCCTGACGCGGACGGTCAAGCTGCTCGCGGAGGGCAGCCGCGCGACCAGCGACCTCTATCTGGTGTTGGACGTGGCAGCCACCGACATCGCCGAGCGGGTCCGGCTGCGCCGCGAGCGCCGGCGGACCCTCCAGACGTATCTCGTGATCGTGGTGGTCGGCTTCCTGGTCTACCTGCTCGTCGTTCTCCTGCTGGCTGCGAACTTCCTCGAACCCGTCGAGGCGGCCAGCGCCAGCGTGGCGACTGCCGGCGCCGCCGCGAGCGGGCCGGTCAGCCTCGCGGCCATCCCAGTCGAGAAACTCCGGGTGGTCCTCTTTCACTCGGCGCTGATCCAGGGCTTTGGCAGCGGCCTGCTCGCCGGAAAGCTCGCGGAGAACAGCATCTACAGCGGGATCAAGTACGGCATCGGGCTGGTCGTGGTGGCCGTCATCGCGTTCACGGTGGTCTGA